A genome region from Osmerus mordax isolate fOsmMor3 chromosome 27, fOsmMor3.pri, whole genome shotgun sequence includes the following:
- the ushbp1 gene encoding colorectal mutant cancer protein codes for MEPCEAEVEPSQAELAQCEAEVEPSQAELAQCEAEVGTLLSIIAELNRKMGALEAPRDSEDSKPVEAAVPLAPVHPARPSSRCAPARREGGSEVWCELQEVLSALEESVSSRKSWATPNTAFDRDKQTEHLAAARESWALVTQVLEDMEREFGISYPSELPTEDLQGYRREVLALHQSNRDLRSTLQHRQEDLETARFSVAEMEEEKNKLQEWLQGIHKTWWSTGSISPPCSPSDSSSVGALSPGWASPPFPGSPLFPRRPSRAFSTLSTGGDSSPSASPRLARASLGSPSPCPSPCPSPVTTLEGERERMQRCIERLKARNERLSGALERRKGESEQISMTLSRHEADHTALQMAVRYCEECEEVYGDLLSLYQAKKQQCIPHWRDAAETVVDRELPGSPRAQLRSLRTEELSTSFSTPGGAVERQTHKQASLRSPGLQGREVSLREQIRQLKQDRAALCVPKPGPGGEGQLSPDTGTLAGTRAKGPKPGEPTPDASREKAALLYELVTVREEMSELRGLIRLREKERRCLDWSLMAQKAQDAAGELVAESLQEELEDRRADRQRLSEAKLAGEDEPGPGNSIMLKELLTVLHREQLLKRRVSAKRGSLDSALSDSATHRRDSEEQKARLAQAHSKATGTYRNARRKYREQLWRLERQVTAMSERHMTQIGALKATLEALEWRREETVL; via the exons ATGGAGCCGTGCGAGGCGGAGGTGGAGCCGTCCCAGGCGGAGCTGGCTCAGTGCGAGGCGGAGGTGGAGCCGTCCCAGGCGGAGCTGGCTCAGTGCGAGGCGGAGGTGGGGACTCTGCTCAGCATCATCGCGGAGCTCAACAGGAAGATGGGAGCACTAGAGGCCCCACG TGATTCTGAGGACAGTAAACCAGTGGAAGCAGCTGTTCCTCTGGCTCCAGTCCATCCAGCCAGGCCTTCCTCCCGATGTGCCCCAGCTAGGAGAG AGGGCGGTAGTGAGGTTTGGTGCGAGCTCCAGGAGGTGCTGTCAGCCCTGGAGGAGTCCGTCAGCAGCAGGAAGTCCTGGGCCACCCCAAACACGGCCTTCGACcgggacaaacagacagagcacCTCGCTGCAGCCAGGGAGAGCTGGGCGCTAGTCACACAG GTGCTcgaggacatggagagagagtttGGAATCTCGTACCCGTCGGAGCTGCCCACCGAGGATCTCCAGGGATACCGACGGGAAGTCCTGGCGCTGCACCAGAGCAACCGTGACCTCCGCAGCACCCTCCAGCACCGTCAGGAGGATCTGGAGACAGCCAGGTTCTCAGTggcggagatggaggaggagaagaacaagCTACAGGAGTGG CTGCAGGGTATCCATAAAACCTGGTGGTCTACAGGCAgcatctcccctccctgcagcccctccgACAGCTCTAGCGTTGGGGCACTGAGCCCAGGCTgggcctcccctcccttccctggcTCTCCCCTGTTCCCCAGGAGGCCCTCAAGGGCCTTCTCCACCCTGTCCACCGGAGGGGACAGTTCCCCGTCTGCCTCGCCCCGTCTAGCCAGGGCCTCCTTGggcagccccagcccctgccccagcccttgCCCCAGCCCAGTTACAACCCtggaaggtgagagagaaagaatgcagAG GTGCATCGAGAGGCTGAAGGCCAGGAACGAGCGTCTGAGTGGAGCGTTGGAGCGGAGGAAAGGGGAGTCCGAGCAGATCAGCATGACTCTCAGCAGACACGAGGCGGACCACACCGCCCTGCAGATGGCTGTCAGATACTG CGaggagtgtgaggaggtgtACGGTGACTTACTATCACTCTACCAGGCAAAGAAACAGCAGTGCATTCCACACTGGAGAGACGCAGCAG AGACAGTTGTGGACAGAGAACTTCCTGGAAGTCCCAGAGCACAGTTGAGGAGTCTGAGGACTGAAGAGCTGTCAACCTCCTTCTCAACACCAGGGGGGGCTGTGGAGCGCCAAACGCATAAGCAGGCTAGCCTGAG GTCTCCCGGGCTACAGGGGCGCGAGGTGTCTCTCCGCGAGCAGATCAGGCAGTTGAAGCAGGACAGAGCTGCGCTGTGCGTCCCCAAACCGGGCCCTGGGGGTGAGGGCCAACTCAGCCCAGACACAGGCACCCTGGCTGGGACTCGGGCCAAGGGGCCCAAACCTGGGGAACCCACTCCCGATGCCAGCAGAGAGAAGGCCGCTCTGCTCTATGAGCTGGTCACTGTTAGG GAGGAGATGTCGGAGCTAAGAGGCTTAATCCGTCTCAGGGAGAAGGAGCGCAGGTGTCTGGACTGGAGCCTGATGGCCCAGAAGGCCCAGGATGCCGCTGGGGAGCTGGTGGCCGAGAgcctgcaggaggagctggaggacaggagggcagacagacag AGATTGTCGGAAGCTAAGCTGGCTGGTGAAGACGAGCCAGGTCCTGGGAACAGCATCATGCTGAAGGAGCTTCTGACTGTCCTGCACAG GGAGCAGCTTCTGAAGAGGAGGGTGTCAGCCAAGAGGGGCTCTCTGGACTCGGCTCTGTCAGACAGCGCCACCCAcaggagagacagtgaagaGCAGAAGGCTCGGCTTGCCCAAGCTCACAG CAAAGCTACCGGAACGTACCGGAACGCTCGCAGGAAGTACCGGGAGCAGCTGTGGCGTCTGGAGCGTCAGGTGACGGCGATGTCGGAGCGTCACATGACCCAGATCGGCGCCCTGAAGGCCACGCTGGAGGCACTGGAGTGGAGGCGGGAGGAGACGGTTCTCTGA
- the nr2f6b gene encoding nuclear receptor subfamily 2 group F member 6b isoform X2: MAMVSGGWGNSNGDTNGLGEKAYLRGDEEESSPRAGSSDVEVGDEDKVCVVDCVVCGDKSSGKHYGVFTCEGCKSFFKRSIRRNLNYSCRSNRECQIDQHHRNQCQYCRLKKCFRVGMRKEVQRGRIPPSHSGISPTSLAGGVGGGGPGHGGGGGGGDYFNGQPVSELISQLLRAEPYPSSRYGQPFSQPQQQMQGAGGASVMGIDNICELAARLLFSTIEWARNIPYFPELPVSEQVALLRLSWSELFILNAAQSALPLHMAPLLAAAGFHSSPMSAERVVSFMDQVRVFQDQVDKLTRLQVDSAEYSCLKAIALFSPDACGLTDPSHVESLQEKAQVALTEYERMQYPGQPQRFGRLLLRLPALRAVPASLISQLFFMRLVGKTPIETLIRDMQLSGSSISWPYAPGQ, encoded by the exons ATGGCCATGGTgagtgggggatgggggaaCTCCAACGGCGACACAAACGGGCTTGGGGAGAAGGCTTACCTCcggggggacgaggaggagagctcCCCCCGGGCCGGCAGCAGCGACGTGGAGGTTGGGGACGAGGACAAGGTGTGCGTGGTGGACTGCGTGGTGTGCGGTGACAAGTCCAGTGGGAAGCATTACGGGGTGTTTACCTGCGAGGGCTGCAAGAGCTTCTTCAAGAGGAGCATCAGGCGTAACCTCAACTACTCCTGCAG GTCGAATCGGGAATGCCAGATCGACCAGCATCACCGGAACCAGTGTCAATACTGCCGGCTGAAGAAATGTTTCCGTGTTGGCATGCGTAAAGAAG TCCAGCGTGGAcgcatccctccatctcactcCGGTATCAGTCCCACCTCCCTGGCCGGGGGGGTCGGGGGCGGCGGGCCGGGccacggcggcggcggcgggggcGGGGACTACTTCAACGGCCAGCCCGTGTCGGAGCTCATCTCCCAGCTGCTCCGCGCCGAGCCCTACCCCAGCAGCCGCTACGGCCAGCCGTTCAGCCAGCCGCAGCAGCAGATGCAGGGCGCCGGCGGGGCCTCGGTCATGGGCATCGACAACATCTGCGAGCTGGCCGCCCGCCTGCTCTTCAGCACCATCGAGTGGGCCAGGAACATCCCTTACTTCCCGGAGCTGCCCGTGTCAGAGCAGGTGGCCCTGCTGCGGCTGAGCTGGAGCGAGCTGTTCATCCTGAACGCCGCCCAGTCCGCCCTGCCGCTGCACATGGCGCCTCTCCTGGCCGCCGCCGGCTTCCACTCCTCGCCCATGTCGGCGGAGAGGGTGGTGTCCTTCATGGACCAGGTGAGGGTGTTCCAGGACCAGGTGGACAAGCTGACCAGGCTGCAGGTGGACTCTGCGGAGTACAGCTGCCTCAAGGCCATAGCCCTCTTCTCACCAG ATGCGTGTGGTCTGACCGACCCTTCCCATGTGGAGAGCCTGCAGGAGAAGGCCCAGGTGGCCCTGACGGAGTACGAGAGGATGCAGTACCCAGGCCAGCCCCAGCGCTTCGGCCGCCTGCTGCTGCGCCTGCCTGCCCTGCGCGCCGTGCCGGCC
- the nr2f6b gene encoding nuclear receptor subfamily 2 group F member 6b isoform X1, whose product MAMVSGGWGNSNGDTNGLGEKAYLRGDEEESSPRAGSSDVEVGDEDKVCVVDCVVCGDKSSGKHYGVFTCEGCKSFFKRSIRRNLNYSCRSNRECQIDQHHRNQCQYCRLKKCFRVGMRKEAVQRGRIPPSHSGISPTSLAGGVGGGGPGHGGGGGGGDYFNGQPVSELISQLLRAEPYPSSRYGQPFSQPQQQMQGAGGASVMGIDNICELAARLLFSTIEWARNIPYFPELPVSEQVALLRLSWSELFILNAAQSALPLHMAPLLAAAGFHSSPMSAERVVSFMDQVRVFQDQVDKLTRLQVDSAEYSCLKAIALFSPDACGLTDPSHVESLQEKAQVALTEYERMQYPGQPQRFGRLLLRLPALRAVPASLISQLFFMRLVGKTPIETLIRDMQLSGSSISWPYAPGQ is encoded by the exons ATGGCCATGGTgagtgggggatgggggaaCTCCAACGGCGACACAAACGGGCTTGGGGAGAAGGCTTACCTCcggggggacgaggaggagagctcCCCCCGGGCCGGCAGCAGCGACGTGGAGGTTGGGGACGAGGACAAGGTGTGCGTGGTGGACTGCGTGGTGTGCGGTGACAAGTCCAGTGGGAAGCATTACGGGGTGTTTACCTGCGAGGGCTGCAAGAGCTTCTTCAAGAGGAGCATCAGGCGTAACCTCAACTACTCCTGCAG GTCGAATCGGGAATGCCAGATCGACCAGCATCACCGGAACCAGTGTCAATACTGCCGGCTGAAGAAATGTTTCCGTGTTGGCATGCGTAAAGAAG caGTCCAGCGTGGAcgcatccctccatctcactcCGGTATCAGTCCCACCTCCCTGGCCGGGGGGGTCGGGGGCGGCGGGCCGGGccacggcggcggcggcgggggcGGGGACTACTTCAACGGCCAGCCCGTGTCGGAGCTCATCTCCCAGCTGCTCCGCGCCGAGCCCTACCCCAGCAGCCGCTACGGCCAGCCGTTCAGCCAGCCGCAGCAGCAGATGCAGGGCGCCGGCGGGGCCTCGGTCATGGGCATCGACAACATCTGCGAGCTGGCCGCCCGCCTGCTCTTCAGCACCATCGAGTGGGCCAGGAACATCCCTTACTTCCCGGAGCTGCCCGTGTCAGAGCAGGTGGCCCTGCTGCGGCTGAGCTGGAGCGAGCTGTTCATCCTGAACGCCGCCCAGTCCGCCCTGCCGCTGCACATGGCGCCTCTCCTGGCCGCCGCCGGCTTCCACTCCTCGCCCATGTCGGCGGAGAGGGTGGTGTCCTTCATGGACCAGGTGAGGGTGTTCCAGGACCAGGTGGACAAGCTGACCAGGCTGCAGGTGGACTCTGCGGAGTACAGCTGCCTCAAGGCCATAGCCCTCTTCTCACCAG ATGCGTGTGGTCTGACCGACCCTTCCCATGTGGAGAGCCTGCAGGAGAAGGCCCAGGTGGCCCTGACGGAGTACGAGAGGATGCAGTACCCAGGCCAGCCCCAGCGCTTCGGCCGCCTGCTGCTGCGCCTGCCTGCCCTGCGCGCCGTGCCGGCC